From Symphalangus syndactylus isolate Jambi chromosome X, NHGRI_mSymSyn1-v2.1_pri, whole genome shotgun sequence, the proteins below share one genomic window:
- the RAB9B gene encoding ras-related protein Rab-9B isoform X2: protein MSGKSLLLKVILLGDGGVGKSSLMNRYVTNKFDSQAFHTIGVEFLNRDLEVDGRFVTLQIWDTAGQERFKSLRTPFYRGADCCLLTFSVDDRQSFENLGNWQKEFIYYADVKDPEHFPFVVLGNKVDKEDRQVTTEEAQAWCMENGDYPYLETSAKDDTNVTVAFEEAVRQVLAVEEQLEHCMLGHTIDLNSGSKAGSSCC, encoded by the coding sequence ATGAGTGGGAAATCCCTGCTCTTAAAGGTCATTCTCTTGGGTGATGGTGGAGTTGGGAAAAGTTCGCTTATGAACCGTTATGTAACCAACAAATTTGACTCCCAGGCTTTTCACACCATAGGGGTAGAGTTCTTAAATCGAGATCTGGAGGTAGATGGACGCTTTGTAACCCTCCAGATCTGGGACACTGCAGGGCAGGAACGTTTCAAGAGCCTTAGAACACCCTTCTACAGGGGAGCAGACTGCTGCCTCTTGACCTTCAGCGTGGATGATCGGCAGAGCTTCGAGAATCTTGGTAACTGGCAGAAAGAATTTATTTACTATGCGGATGTGAAGGACCCTGAGCATTTCCCCTTTGTAGTTCTGGGTAACAAGGTAGACAAAGAGGATAGGCAAGTGACTACTGAGGAGGCACAAGCCTGGTGCATGGAGAATGGGGATTACCCTTATTTAGAAACTAGTGCCAAAGATGATACTAATGTGACAGTGGCCTTTGAAGAAGCTGTCAGGCAGGTGTTGGCTGTAGAGGAACAGCTGGAGCATTGCATGTTGGGTCACACCATTGACTTGAACAGTGGCTCCAAAGCAGGATCTTCGTGCTGTTAA